TGGAAGCGGCCGCCGTCAGAATTATACTTTTGCCGCTGCTAGTCGGATGCGTAATACTTATATTGCTCCTGGCGAATATATAACTGAAGATTTATTTGCCTCTGTTGATAAAGGTATTTACTGTAAAAAGATGGGTGGTGGTAGCGTTGGTGCTACAGGCCAATTTAACTTTAGTGTCGATGAAGCTTATTTAATTGAAAATGGCAAAATTACCAAACCACTAAAGGGAGCCATCCTCATCGGTGAAGCCAAGGAAATTATGAATAAAATTTCCATGTGTTCCCAAGATTTGGAAGTTGCACCTGGTTTTTGTGGTTCTGTTAGTGGCAGTATTTATACCACAGTAGGACAACCCCATATCAAGGTTGATTCTATAACCGTAGGTGGACGTTAAAGAATTCTCTGTGTCTTAGTGTCTTAGTGGTAAAAAAAGCTATGAACCACCACCAATACACAGAGGCAAGGGCAGCCGTGTGGTGAGGCAGTCCAATCTTGGGGGAAACCCCCAGAGGAACTGCCGAAAGGGTTCCCCGACTTGAACGGACTGCCCGCACTAAGTCAATAAAAAACTACTAACCCTTTTGGCGCGATAAATACAAAATCAAAAATTGACTATGCCGAATATTAATGAAATTGCAACTTATGCCAACGACAATGCGGACAAACTTGGCATTAAGAAGTTCGATATTTATGGCTCAACAGTAGATGAAACTACCGTACAAGTAGATCAAGGTGAGCCAAAACAAGTCAAAGCTTCAAATCGCTCTGTTGTTACTGTTCGTGTCTGGAATGAAGACAATACAATGGGTGTCACCAGTACCACAGATGTAGATCCAAAAGGACTAGAATTAGCTTTGAAAACTGCTTATGAAGCCAGTTTTTTTGGTGTTAAAGAAAATGTCCCTGATTTTAGTCCAGAGGCTACTATTCCTATTCCCAATACACCTCATGATAAAGCTACACAAGCACCTGTTTCTGTTCTAATAGAAAGATTGGTTCTAGCTGAAAAAGAACTACTGGTGGCTCATCCGGCAATTAAACAAGTGCCTTATAATGGCTTGGCACAAAGAGATATTGACAGGTTTTATCTCAATAGCGATGGTGCAGTGCGAACAGAATCTCACTCCTTAGCATCTGTTTATCTCTACAGCACAACTGAGGAAGAAGGGAAAAAACCGCGCAGTGGAGGCGCTTTGAGAATCAACCGCAGTTTAGATAATCTAGACATTGATGGTTGCATCAAAGAAACTGCCGAAAAAACTATCAGCCACTTGAATTATGAGAAAATTAAGACTGGCAAATATCGAGTTGTTTTCTCACCAGAGGCTTTTTTAAGTCTGTTGGGTGCTTTTTCTAATTTGTTCAATGCTCAAAATATTTTGGACAAACAAAGCCTATCTACCCCTGATGATTTAGGTAAGCAAATCGCTTCTCCTTTACTTTCAGTTTATGATGATGCTCTGCACCCAGAAAATATTGGAGCAGAAACTTTTGATGGAGAAGGTACTCCTACTCGTCAGGTTTCGATAATTGAAAATGGCGTTTTAACTGGCTTTCTCCATAGTGCTGGGACTGCCAAAAGAATGAATGCTAAGCCAACAGGTAATGCTAGTATTGGTGCAAAAGTCAACGTCAGCCCTAATTTTTTCCACGTTTTCGCAGCGGCAAGTCCTGAGCAGGAATTGAGCTTAGAAACTGCTGAAAATGTGATTTTTGTAGATGATTTACATGCTCTTCATGCAGGTGTGAAATCTTTACAAGGCTCTTTTTCTCTGCCTTTTGATGGTTGGATAATCAACAAAGGTGTTAGGACGAGTATTGAGTCTGCAACAATTGCTGGCGATTTCTTGGAACTGTTGAACTCAATTATTTATGTAGAAAAAGAGGTGGAGTTAACACCAGGGGGAGTAGCTCCCAAAGTATGGGTTGATGGGCTATCGATTACTGGTGAATAAAGGTTAACAATTAGGAGTTGGGAGTTAGAAATGAGGAGTTAGGAGTTTTTATCTCATAACTCATAATTCATAACTCTCATTCTCCGCCTCCGATGCCGAGATTGATATCAAATCCATCAGCACCCTTTAAATTAGTCCCAATCATCACAGCGCCATCTACTTGAGCATCATGTAAATTAGCTTCGCTTAAATCAGCATTGGTCAGGTTAGCATTATTGAAGCTAGTACCACTGGCAAAGGCTTCTGTTAAATTAGCATTTGTTAAATTAGCACCTGTTAAATCAGCACCTTCTAAATTTGCACCTTCTAAATTTGCACCTTTTAAATTAGCATTCCTCAAATCAACACCTATGAGGTGAGTGCCTTTGAGGTTTACGCCTGTTAAATTACATCCAATACATTGTCTAGTTTCTAGCAAGCGCTTGACTGAGGTTGAGTTTTCAGCTTTGACAGAATTAGGAACAGCCAAAGATAGGGTACTGAGTAAAGCTGCTGTGGTCAGAAATATTGGTTTCATAGTTTCTTTACCTCTGCTAATTTCAGAAGGTATTAAGTACTAAATTTATACAATACCATTGTCTCAAATTCCAGAATTATTTCCTCATGCGAGCGGGGGAATTAACTATTGATGATCCATTTAACTATTCTTACCTGAGCTATAGTAAGAAGATTAAAAGAATCTACCTATCAGAATAAATCTGAGGCTGATTAAGTAAATTTCAATCTTAAACTTAAAAATCTTTAACTGACTGTTGACTTTCATAGTGATTTTCATTTGAATGAGGTTCAGGCTAATTGTAGAAGCAATTCATGAATATTAGGACTTACGCGCATTGTCATATATTTTTGACAAAAATCGTCCAAAGTCAAGAGTCAAAAGTCCAAAAACCTTGACTTTTTACCCTTGACTATTGACTCAAGACTGCCATCACAGAAAATATGTGTGCCAGTTGCGTAAGTCCTGAATATATAAGGACTACAACCCCACTCAAGGCTGAAAAAAATTTGGGTGGGGATTTTCACCACACCCAATTTTCCTTCTAAAATTAAATGCTTGACTATTGACTATTGACTATTGACTATTATTAATTTTGAATTCCTGAAGTTTTGCCGCTACCTAACAAATACAACAATGCCATGCGAACGGCGACACCACTGGTAACTTGTGATTGAATGAGACTAAATTCTGGATCATCCATTAATTCAGAGCTAATTTCAACACCACGGTTAACTGGCCCTGGGTGCAAAACTTTGACGTTAGACTTGCACAGTTGCAGCTTTGTGCGTGTAATACCAAACATGTGATGATATTCTCGCAAACTTGGCAGCAAATGAGCAGCCATGCGTTCTTTTTGCAGACGCAAAGTCATGACGAAATCAGCATCTTGTAAGGCGGGTTCTAGCTGCCAATGTAGAAATAGTTGGCGATTTTGGGGGTGGGGAGTGGGGGATGAGGGGGATGAGGGGGATGGGGGAGATGAGGGAGATGAGGGGGATGAGGAGGTAAGAAACTCCTGATTTGTGTTTTCTGACTTTTGTACAGGCGTAAGGTCTTGCGCTCCTTCTGACTCCTCAAAGATATACTGGGCAAATAACTTGGGTAAAAGAGTAGGTGGTGCAGCGAGATGGACTTGGGCACCGCTGGCTGTTAAACTCCAAATATTCGATCGCGCTACACGAGAATGCAGAATATCCCCAACGATGGCAATTTTTTTACCCTTTAACAGTTCCAGTCGGGGATGGGCTGGGTCAATGAGAGTACAGATGGTAAATAAATCTAGCAGTGCTTGGGAAGGATGCTCATGTTGACCATCACCAGCATTCAAGACGCTAACTCTTACACCTAAACGATCCATTTCAGCTGCGATCGCATTTGGTACTCCGGCTTCTCGATGCCGAATCACCATTATATCAGTTCCCATAGCCAAATAAGTTTTCGCCGTGTCAAGAATTGTTTCTCCTTTTGTCATAGAAGAAGTAGCTGCGGCGAAATTCAATATATCTGCACTCAAGCGTTTAGCAGCAAGTTCAAAACTACTGCGAGTGCGGGTAGATGGTTCAAAAAACAAATTCGCCACCACATGTCCCTGCAAGGTTGGTACTTTCTTTGTCCGCCGTGATAGCACTTCCTGAAAACTGGCAGCCGTTTGCAAAACAGTATCGTATTCAGCGGCAGTAAAGTCAGCCAGAGAGAGAACGTGATGACGATTCCAGGTACTAGTAGGCATAAATAGCTATCATTTGTCTAGGTAGAGACATGAGCAAGTTTCCTAAGGAAGAATTAGGCTAAGGGAACTCCAGAAATAAATTATCTATCCATCTTGTGGGATGGGCATCCTGTCCTTCAGACAAAGGACGGGTGGGGACACCCATCCCACAAGAAAATTTGGGATATTTTTTATAATGGAAGTCCCCTACCAAGTTGT
Above is a window of Nostoc sp. UHCC 0702 DNA encoding:
- a CDS encoding TldD/PmbA family protein; translation: MPNINEIATYANDNADKLGIKKFDIYGSTVDETTVQVDQGEPKQVKASNRSVVTVRVWNEDNTMGVTSTTDVDPKGLELALKTAYEASFFGVKENVPDFSPEATIPIPNTPHDKATQAPVSVLIERLVLAEKELLVAHPAIKQVPYNGLAQRDIDRFYLNSDGAVRTESHSLASVYLYSTTEEEGKKPRSGGALRINRSLDNLDIDGCIKETAEKTISHLNYEKIKTGKYRVVFSPEAFLSLLGAFSNLFNAQNILDKQSLSTPDDLGKQIASPLLSVYDDALHPENIGAETFDGEGTPTRQVSIIENGVLTGFLHSAGTAKRMNAKPTGNASIGAKVNVSPNFFHVFAAASPEQELSLETAENVIFVDDLHALHAGVKSLQGSFSLPFDGWIINKGVRTSIESATIAGDFLELLNSIIYVEKEVELTPGGVAPKVWVDGLSITGE
- a CDS encoding pentapeptide repeat-containing protein, with translation MKPIFLTTAALLSTLSLAVPNSVKAENSTSVKRLLETRQCIGCNLTGVNLKGTHLIGVDLRNANLKGANLEGANLEGADLTGANLTNANLTEAFASGTSFNNANLTNADLSEANLHDAQVDGAVMIGTNLKGADGFDINLGIGGGE
- a CDS encoding aspartate carbamoyltransferase catalytic subunit, yielding MPTSTWNRHHVLSLADFTAAEYDTVLQTAASFQEVLSRRTKKVPTLQGHVVANLFFEPSTRTRSSFELAAKRLSADILNFAAATSSMTKGETILDTAKTYLAMGTDIMVIRHREAGVPNAIAAEMDRLGVRVSVLNAGDGQHEHPSQALLDLFTICTLIDPAHPRLELLKGKKIAIVGDILHSRVARSNIWSLTASGAQVHLAAPPTLLPKLFAQYIFEESEGAQDLTPVQKSENTNQEFLTSSSPSSPSSPPSPSSPSSPTPHPQNRQLFLHWQLEPALQDADFVMTLRLQKERMAAHLLPSLREYHHMFGITRTKLQLCKSNVKVLHPGPVNRGVEISSELMDDPEFSLIQSQVTSGVAVRMALLYLLGSGKTSGIQN